A region from the Vicia villosa cultivar HV-30 ecotype Madison, WI linkage group LG3, Vvil1.0, whole genome shotgun sequence genome encodes:
- the LOC131660156 gene encoding pentatricopeptide repeat-containing protein At1g09900-like: KKTHVFLPKPRNNCYSDNTVFSYKHKLLYNVTTISLRLRTNLSISKFQTSGLNGKPQHFDKNPNGNNSNGVIESSRNNGSRNQEGLENTSHLRKLVRVGELDKGLRFLESVSYKGDIPDVIACTSLIRQLCKAGKSRKATRVMKILEDSGAVPDLLAYNILIRGLCKSGEIETALEFLERMSVSPDVVTYNTILRSLCDRGKLKQAMEVYDRQVQRECYPDVFTYTILIEATCKGSGVREAIKLLDEMRVKGCKPDVVTFNVLINGICKEDRLDEAIELLNNMSSYGCKPNVITHNIILRSLCGTERWRDAESLFADMLRKGCSPSVVTFNTLINFLCRKGLLGRAMDILEKMPNYGCTPNSLSYNPLLHGFCLEKKIDRAIEYLELMVSRGCFPDIVTYNTLLTALCKDGKVDVAVDLLNQLSSKGCSPVAITYNTIIDGLSKVGATERAVKLLDEMCRKGLKPDTITYNSLIGGFIREGKVEGAIKIYDDLERLGIRANAFTYNSIMLGLCKARQTSRAIDLLAHMVAKGCKPTEGTYTILIEGIAYEGLAEEALGLLNELCARGFMKKSSAEQGTGLELKEKM, encoded by the exons AAAAAAACACACGTTTTTCTGCCGAAACCAAGAAACAATTGTTACTCGGATAACACAGTTTTCTCTTACAAACACAAACTCCTTTACAACGTCACTACCATTTCTCTCCGTCTTCGCACTAATCTCTCAA TTTCGAAATTCCAAACTTCTGGTTTGAATGGTAAACCACAACATTTTGATAAAAACCCTAATGGGAATAATTCCAACGGTGTTATAGAATCATCCCGTAATAATGGTTCAAGAAATCAAGAGGGGTTAGAGAACACTAGTCATCTCCGTAAATTGGTTAGAGTCGGCGAATTAGATAAAGGTTTAAGGTTTCTAGAGAGTGTTAGTTACAAAGGAGATATTCCGGATGTCATTGCGTGCACCAGCCTCATTCGGCAGTTATGTAAGGCCGGAAAATCTAGGAAAGCTACTCGGGTTATGAAAATTCTAGAGGACTCTGGTGCGGTTCCTGATCTTTTAGCCTACAATATTTTGATTAGGGGTTTATGTAAATCAGGGGAGATAGAGACAGCTTTGGAGTTTCTAGAACGGATGAGTGTTTCGCCTGATGTGGTTACTTATAATACGATTTTGCGTAGTTTGTGTGATAGggggaaattgaagcaagctatGGAAGTTTATGATAGGCAAGTGCAGAGGGAGTGTTATCCGGATGTGTTTACGTACACTATATTGATAGAAGCGACTTGTAAAGGGAGTGGAGTTCGTGAAGCGATCAAGTTATTGGATGAGATGAGGGTTAAAGGGTGTAAACCAGATGTGGTTACTTTCAATGTTCTTATCAATGGTATATGCAAGGAAGATAGGTTGGATGAAGCGATTGAGTTGTTGAATAACATGTCGTCTTATGGTTGTAAACCGAATGTGATTACTCATAATATTATTTTGCGTAGCTTGTGTGGTACTGAAAGATGGAGGGATGCGGAGAGTTTATTTGCTGACATGCTTCGTAAGGGTTGTTCTCCGAGTGTTGTTACTTTCAATACCTTGATTAACTTTTTGTGTCGGAAAGGGTTGCTCGGTAGGGCTATGGATATCTTGGAGAAGATGCCAAACTATGGTTGTACTCCGAATTCCTTGAGTTACAATCCATTGCTTCATGGGTTTTGTCTAGAAAAAAAGATCGATAGAGCGATTGAGTACTTGGAACTAATGGTGTCGAGGGGTTGTTTCCCGGATATTGTGACCTATAATACTTTGCTTACTGCTTTATGCAAAGACGGGAAGGTGGATGTTGCTGTTGATCTGTTGAATCAATTGAGTAGCAAAGGGTGCTCTCCCGTTGCAATCACTTATAATACAATTATTGACGGGCTTTCAAAAGTGGGGGCAACAGAGCGTGCTGTGAAACTCTTGGATGAGATGTGTCGGAAAGGTCTTAAACCCGATACAATTACATACAATTCGCTGATTGGGGGATTTATCCGTGAGGGAAAGGTTGAAGGTGCTATCAAAATTTACGATGACTTGGAAAGATTAGGTATTAGGGCCAATGCCTTCACTTACAACTCAATCATGTTAGGACTTTGTAAGGCACGTCAAACTAGTCGTGCTATTGATCTTCTGGCACATATGGTAGCAAAAGGATGCAAACCTACTGAAGGTACATATACCATTCTTATCGAAGGCATTGCTTATGAAGGATTAGCGGAGGAGGCTTTGGGGTTATTGAATGAGTTGTGCGCCAGAGGATTTATGAAGAAAAGTTCTGCAGAACAG GGAACTGGActggaattaaaagaaaaaatgtaG